The Prinia subflava isolate CZ2003 ecotype Zambia chromosome 6, Cam_Psub_1.2, whole genome shotgun sequence genome contains the following window.
AAACAGATTGCGTTTCACTACGTGCAAAAATCCCCCATATAGATGCAGCTatatgagcaaaaaaaaaaaaaaaagtgcttttgcCAGTATAGCCTATTTTATTTGGGAAACGCTTGCAGAAAAAGATGCTTGTGCTAGTAAAACTTGTATTTGCTGGTTATCAAAGGAGAAGCGTTTCTAGTGCAAACCAGGCCTCTCATGTGTGAAGCTTTTATTCAGTTCAGCCATCAGTACAGTAGAGAAAATCCTACCTCAAAGGGATTGGTAAGGTTACCTAATagatatttttaatggtttaaGAGCATAAAAAGTGCTTTAGCTAAAGGTGAAGGGCTAGATCCTTGGCTAATGTAAATTGTTCATTGTCCCACTGAGGGCATGGTGGAAACACAGAGCACTGAGGGAACTTCCTTGTGCCATCGCCGCCTGCTCAGTTTCTAGCTCAGGCCTCTCCAAGAGTGACTTCTGCATCCTCACCCCTGAAAAAAAAGTGCATAAGCAAATATCTAGGTTATAAAGGAAGAAGGAGTTGTATCTAGGAAGACCCTATTTGAGCAGcgaggttggaccagatgaccccacgggtggtcccttccaacctgacctgTTCCGAGATTCTGTAGCAGTTGGATGTCTCGGGAACATGCCGATTTACACTGCCTGAGGATCTCAGTTTATGCTGTTTTCATTATACTACTAGCTTTTTATAGGCATCAGATTCCAGTCATGAGACTCGATGATTCTACAGAAAATACCCTCCGACGCTGTACTTTCTCACAGCAGGGCTCCCTGGCTAATCGTGTGCTCGCCCGTCAAGCACAAATCCCAGCCATTTCCTTCCCAGTTTTCCCCGGCATTTAATGTATGGAAAAGCATGACCCTGAATCAGATGAATAGCAGCCGGTTTGAGAAGGTGTGTGTGAAAATGTATCCTCACGCAGATGAGCTCAGAACAAATAGAAtagagaggaggaggggaagagagCGGAGTGGGGGGAATGTGAAGCTACCCTTTCCCTGACAGTTCAGCCACTATGTGTGAGCAACAAGTTTATGCCCAAGGGAAAGAACTGAAAGCTGAGGAAATCTTAAAATTAACAGAGCTTTATGGCTCAATCAATAGGCCATGCTCCCTGAGCAAGATTAGAAATCAGATGGcacatttctttctgttaaCCCTGTTTGCTCTCCCTGAAGGCTCTTCTGCCTGAAAGCATCTGAGGTTTGATTAAGTTCTCCTCTAGGAGGAAGCCAGAGAAAGTCCATTGTGTGAGAACTGCCTCCAGAATGCTGCGTTGGACACACTTTAAATAACAATAGAGGTTATTAGAGTATTAGTTTGTTAGTAATTGTGAGAGAAGATAAGTCTTCCCAATATTTGAATATGCAAAATTGCTTTGGCTGAGAAAGAGacgggggggaaaaaaaaccccaaaagccaAAACATGCCACCAAAGTGAATAATGGGGATGATTAAAAATCCCCAtatgtaaaaaagaaaacctctaCCTTGTTTTACTGCTAGAAATACCTTCCCAGATTTGTTATCGCCATCAGGTCCATGATATTTTCCCTCTTTGGCATTTCATGTTCACCAGGgcaatgaaatgtttttttccaaagggaGACGGACTGTGTTTGCACCTATTTCTTGTTTGACAGTGACCTCTATGAACCAGTCATCACTGCCCTGCCTGTTGTTTTCTTGTTAGCTCTTTGCTGTCAAATTAATTACTGTGAAGTACTAAGCTTGTTGCATTCACGTGCTCTTATTAGCTCACAGGATGTCAGAGTGATTGGATTTTTagcattatttctttttttacattCCAGGCTTTCCATTCAAAACCTGTTACTGGCAGGGAGGAAATACTGTACCTAATTCTGATCTCTCATCAGGGTAGCTCCAGTGATGCTGAGGATTTACAAAGCTGTATATGCAATTAGCCTTTGTTTATATTAAACCCAACACGAAAAATTAGATTGGGTTTGTAATGTCACTTTGAAGCACAGCATTAAATGTCTTTCCTTTTGCAGTAtagaacaagaaagaaaatatttatgatgAGAATAGCATTCATCCCCTCCATTCTTAAATCACAGTAATGAGCTGATCCTCCCCTTGACCCTCTTCACACTCCTGAGTTGCTTCTATTAGTGACAGCTAACAGCGCTCATGCGGATGCAGTCCAGGGATCTATGAGaagttttattcttttcttctacAAAATGGAACGAGCAGAAGGGACTTCTTTGCTGTCATGATGGAAATTTGTGTGTCCTGCATCTGCCCCTGGAAAAGCACCATCTGGCTCGGTGAAAAAGATGAAGGTCTTGAGAGTTGTCTTCATTCCTGAAGgtagatttttctttgttattaaaaaaaaaaaaaaaaagaaaaaaaaaaaaaaagaaaaaagaaaaaaaaaaaggtagatgCGGTTAGAAGGCCCCGGTGCGCTCAGCCCAAGGTGCTCCTTCACCCAGCGCGCACCGCCCACCGCCCGCccgcccagccccagcccctcgcTTCTGCGGGACCTgacagcccagcccggccccggaCACCTCCCCAGCGCCCCCACGGCCGGGTGCTCCCGTGCGCCGGGGGCTGGCGCGGTCCCGTCCCGCGGTCCCGGTGTCGGTCCCGGTGaccccgcccggccccgccgccgcttcCCCGCGCGGCCCAGAGGGGGCGCCCTCGGCCCGGCCTTCCCCGTGCGGCGCGCGCGGGCCCCGCGCAGGTGAgcgcgggcccggccggggcgcggagcgcggcgggggcgCGCAGCGGCCGCGGGGACGCCTCGGCGGTGACGCCCGGGCGCTGCCGCGGCCGCCGAGCTTCTCCCCCCGCCTCCTCGCCCCCCGTCCCTGGCCGCTCGCCCCCGGGGCAGGGCTTCTGGCGGGAGCCGGGCGGGAATCCCTCCTGACCCCTGCGAGGGGTGTCACGGCCGTCCCCTTTGCctcgccgcccgcgcccccaGCACCCCCGCCAAAGCGCGGCGCTGCCCCCGAGGGCGCGCAGGAAAACCCGCTCCCCGGGCGCGGGCAGGGCCGGTGCTGCCGCCGGCTCCCCGCCACGGCTGCGGGAGTGCGGCGGTCCCGTTATTTCCCCtcccggctcggctcggccgCGCCCCggtccccctccccccgctgCCTCCGCCAGGTTCCGCGTCCCTCCTGCCCCACGGAAAACACACACGGCCCCGGCACCCGCCCCGGCTACCCGGCccattcaaacaaacaaacagaaacctGCCCCGTCGCAAAGCCAACCGACGGTAAAGTTTCTAATGACTTCTTCTTTCAAGTGCTTAAAAGGCAAGGAGCACCgggggaggggaagaagggggCATCCATCTCCCGGCCGGGGCGGGAgaggggccagagctgcagccgcCCGGAGTCCGTCCGTCCTGCCGGACGACAGGACAGGGACCCGAGCCGGTGTGCGGTGGGTGTGTTTGCAGGAAccgagagggagggagggaggggacggGGGGAGTTAAAGAAACAGCATAGTTAATATTTCCACATCAGGAAGTTACTGTAATAGCCCAGGGGGCAAAAGACTTAACTTAATCTCCTAAATAGTGAGGAACCCATGGCGTCTCTGTTATAGGTTGGAGTTCCCACGTGGTTTTAACTCCTGTATAAAAGTTTCAGTAGAAAGTGCCACAATGTCGTGATTTTGCAGGGGGGAAAAATTAGCAGGAGGAGATCAGAGAAGATAAGCGAGGAGCAAGCAGCTTCCCCGAGACCTTTCACTGCGGATCCGAGAGGGAACATCAGACGcgtaaaaaaagaaaaacaaaaaacaaaaacaaaaaccaaaaagccaaacaaaacaaaaaaccccaaacaaaacacagcgTTCAAGCCAGCACAAGGCGAGCGAAAGATCAAAAAGACGCAGAGAGGGAGACATtaactggagcagcagcagcagcaacaacaacaaaaatcacacttaaaataataataacaataataataataaaacccaaaccaccaaCAAGGGCGATATTGTTTAAAAGAGCAAGCGAGGGAGCGAGCCGAAGAGCTGGTCTGACCGAGTGGATCCGTGCAGCTTCTCCTGGGATCGCCGGGATCGCGCCGCTTCCCCGCTCCGCGCAGCGCAGCGTGCGGTGCCCTGCCCGCGGCGGGGGTCCCCGGCCGCCGCCACCGCATCCGCACCGCACTCCGGACCCTCCGCgctgctttgaaaataaaagcaccTCGCTAATAATAAGCGGGACGGTGGGGGGGAGAAGACTCGCAACAGTGGAGCTGCCAGCCGCGCACCccctgcccgccgcccccggctcCCTCCCCAGCTATGCTCCGGGTCAACTTTGATGGCACGTTGAGAAGCAGCGGGCGCTGAAGGGGGACAACCGAGCGGCGCGGAGCCGACCTGCTCAGAGACCTGCACCCACGGATTGTCTTGCGGGGGCGGAGTGGGCGGGGGGGTACAAGTGGCatttctcccccccccccccccttccagGCTATAAATTGGATTGTATATAAATCTGCTTCGTTTATCTCCCTGGCCCCCCTCAATGACGCTGGACTAGAGAGCTCCTCTCCGCGGCCCGCCCGGACCTGCCGAAGCGAGCGATGGACCACGAGCGACTGCGTCCGGGGATGCCCCTCTGAAGCGACTCGGGGCACCGGGGCAGAGCGGCGCCgcctctcccctgctccccgGATCCCCTCGAACCTCCGGCTCGCTCCCcgctccccctccctcctccccggGCTCCGCAGCCACCCCCTCACCTGCTGCCGTCCCCCTCCCCCGTGGAGCCGGGCTCTCTCGGTGCACGCCAAGCCTGTTCCCCCCCCAACTTCGCCCTCGGTGCCTGCGCGTGCAGCCTCCCCACTCCGCCTCCCCGGCGACACACGCCGCTATCCCGGGCGCCCCCTCCCTCCGCCGCGGCTCCCCCCCTGCGCGGAGCGGTTGCGGCCCCCCAGCTTGGCTGCCACCGCCCCCTCCGCGCCGCGGAGCGCTCGGAGCGGCGCTGCCTGCAGACGGGCTCCCTGCGGCGCTCCGGGGCGGCCCCCAGCTCGGCCCCCCGCTCCTCCGCCATGGACGGGGCGGCTCGCCGGGGGGTGCTGGCCGCGCTGCTGGCCTgcgggctgctcctgctgggcgCCGCGGCCACCCCGACCCCGCCGGCCCCCGCCGGCGGCTCCCCGCAGGACACATGCACCTCCTGCGGCTTCCGGCGGCCCGAGGAGCCGGGCAAGGTGGACGGGGATTTCCTGGAGGCGGTGAAGAGGCACATCCTGAGCCGGCTGCAGATGCGGGACCGGCCCAACATCACGCACGCCGTGCCCAAGGCGGCCATGGTCACGGCGCTGCGCAAGCTGCACGCCGGCAAGGTGCGGGAGGACGGCCGCGTGGAGATCCCCAGCCTGGACGGGCAGGCGAGCGCCGGGCCCCCGGCCCACGACCCGGTCTCCGAGATCATCAGCTTCGCCGAGACAGGTGggcgccgcccggccccgcgcccccgccgcccgcgccctcTGCCCGACCCCCCGCGGCCCCTGCCCTGCCGCGCTCCCCGCCTGTCCTGCCTCGCCCCGTCTGTCATTCCCCCCTGCTCGACCCTCGTCAGTCCCCCTGCTTGACCTCTGTCAGTCTTCCCTCTCGCCTTGCCTGTCCTCCTGCCCACCTTCTCTTTCCGCCTGCCTGACCCCTGGCAGTTCCCCGGCTGCCCTTGCCTGGCCCCCTGCGCACCCTGCCTGTCCTTCTGCCTGGTACAGGCACCTGGCCGCCCAGCTCAGCCACTTGCCCTCCGCCTCATTCGCTCTCCCCTCTGCCCCGCACCGCCTCGCCCTGGCCCTGCCCGCGCCTTCCCGTCCTCTCTGCTTGTACCCCTGTCCCCGGGATTCTCCCCGGGTTGTGCTCTGCAACTCCCCTCTcttgtccctccatccctccgcAGCCTCCGTGCCCCTGGCTCCCCTCCGGCGGTCCTTCCAGCTGCACCGGGGCTTGTCTCCGTCCCTGCGTGTCCCActgtccctcctctgcctgtcccaCTCCATCTCTCGCATCCCTTGCCTTGTCTGTCTGCCCTGCACGTTCATCTGGTTCACTGCCTGCATCTGTCTGTTGAGGCTTGCATTTGCCCATCCTCTCTTTCCGTTTGTTTCCCATTTATTTAGCTTTCATTTGCAGTGTTGGCCTTGTCTGTTTGTCCACTACGTGCGGTGTCCTACCAAGTGTGTCTGTCTGCTCTCTGTCCATCAGTCCGTTCCCTGACTGCCCTCCATCCCCACGGTACCAGCCATCTCAGTCCTGTCCAGCCATTGCAGTTATGTGTCACCGAATCCCTTCAGCACAGCTTTCCAGTACTTTAACCGCTGTCCCTGTGAACTTTGCACATCTGGCTGGAACAACATCACTCTGCAAATTACCTCTCTCCTGTCTATCTGCCCATCTCTCCTTTCCTTCATCGCTCTATCGCTTggttcatttttctctctctatcTTCTTGTGGCATCTATATATCATTTGTCCACAAAATAAATCTCTTTCTATCCTGTATGCTGCCCACTCATCTTCTTTATCTACCCTCCCACTTACTGAAGGCATATACATTTACAGTATCTATGGGATCTGTTGCATTATACATATGCTTGTTATATTCACATACAAAATTTATGAGCGCACACAATCTCACACAACACAAGTAATGTGGATCGGTGCAGCAGCACCGTactgttctttttctgtcactgtcaccacagttTACGGAAAAGTTGTGTATTTACTAAC
Protein-coding sequences here:
- the LOC134552437 gene encoding basic proline-rich protein-like, which codes for MTCTLHLVKTCDEDFASLLKEPSPAPDTSPAPPRPGAPVRRGLARSRPAVPVSVPVTPPGPAAASPRGPEGAPSARPSPCGARGPRAGERGPGRGAERGGGAQRPRGRLGGDARALPRPPSFSPRLLAPRPWPLAPGAGLLAGAGRESLLTPARGVTAVPFASPPAPPAPPPKRGAAPEGAQENPLPGRGQGRCCRRLPATAAGVRRSRYFPSRLGSAAPRSPSPRCLRQVPRPSCPTENTHGPGTRPGYPAHSNKQTETCPVAKPTDGGKN